A section of the Cardiocondyla obscurior isolate alpha-2009 unplaced genomic scaffold, Cobs3.1 scaffold31_0_849067, whole genome shotgun sequence genome encodes:
- the LOC139112588 gene encoding uncharacterized protein: protein MYVQSAPSNGFKRVFRKHFCLFCKTWQSKIARHLKRKHKDEKRVQNLRDLPKKCNKRKNVINMLRREGDFYYNINTDVNTGELLVCRRPAEKCQNTAQDYTACPKCKGFFNKANLRQHTAHCIHTKRKGTRVCNVLSRQIMGRYASVANNVLRQIVMPRCRDDRITRLISYDELIMEHGNKLCLKYPSPHHHDMIRQRLRQLGRFLLEIKQHSRDIDELSSVYHPKYYGICIDVINILAGFDNSTKTYRVPSLATSLGTLLKSTGKTLISITIFKDNVVKPKQVKNFLTLLNNEYGPAINKVALETQSQLKRKKKVILPSIDDIKKLENFLKIRHLTALNNLKTKFSYNDWLQLAESTLLSIQLFNRRRAGEMERTLIEDYKNYQKIDPETNVDGFNALSPECQKIVMEYVRFTIRGKLNRTVAVLLDSELQKCVELILKYRKKAGVMSKNPYVFGIPNMDKNKDAFLKACDLMRKFSFECGANQPETLRGTTLRKHVATLGINLNLSETEITDLTNFMGHEEKIHRNNYRMPVVHREILRMSKLLQSASGQDKNENNSNDEEECNDNGKNDFENDSDNSSLTDNDTDTKKYVPQKKKRSTSPYGKCKRVPWNETEKKLVLDAFGSYITTKKFPTLHQIQELIKTNPTDLKRRTAVMIKAWLMNQKQKITKTI from the exons ATGTATGTTCAGTCAGCTCCATCAAATGGATTTAAACGAGTTTTTAGAAAACATTTctgtttattttgtaaaacgtGGCAATCAAAAATTGCTCGACACTTAAAGAGGAAACATAAAGATGAGAAACGAGTACAAAATTTGAGAGATTTACCAAAGaaatgcaataaaagaaaaaatgtcaTCAACATGTTGCGAAGAGAAggagatttttattacaatattaatactgACGTGAATACTGGCGAATTATTAGTTTGCAGAAGACCTGctgaaaaatgtcaaaatacTGCTCAAGATTATACTGCTTGTCCAAAATGTAAAGGATTCTTTAATAAAGCAAATTTAAGGCAGCATACAGCACATTGCATTCACACGAAACGTAAAGGTACTAGAGTCTGTAATGTTCTTAGCCGGCAAATCATGGGTAGATATGCGAGCGTAGCCAACAATGTTTTACGTCAAATAGTAATGCCACGATGTCGTGACGATAGAATAACTCGTCTTATAAGTTacgatgaattaattatggAACATGGAAATAAACTTTGTCTAAAATATCCATCTCCACATCATCATGATATGATACGACAGCGATTGAGGCAACTTGGCCGTTTCCTTCTAGAAATCAAACAACACTCTCGAGATATAGATGAGTTATCATCAGTTTATCATCCAAAATATTATGGAATATGTATCGATGTTATAAACATTCTTGCTGGTTTTGATAATTCAACAAAGACCTATAGAGTTCCGTCATTAGCAACATCATTAGGcacgttattaaaatctaCAGGAAAAACGCTAATTTCTATAACTATATTCAAAGATAATGTTGTAAAACCAAAACAagtaaaaaactttttaacgttattaaataatgaatatggCCCAGCAATCAATAAAGTGGCCTTAGAAACGCAATCTCaactaaaaagaaagaaaaaagttattcttCCTTCCAttgacgatattaaaaaattagagaactttttaaaaatacgtcaCCTTAcggctttaaataatttaaagacaAAGTTTTCGTACAACGATTGGCTACAGCTTGCTGAAAGTACGTTATTATCAATACAACTATTTAACAGACGAAGAGCAGGAGAGATGGAAAGAACTTTAAttgaagattataaaaattatcaaaaaattgaTCCAGAGACAAATGTAGATGGATTTAATGCACTTTCGCCTGAATGCCAAAAAATAGTCATGGAATATGTACGATTTACCATACGTGGAAAACTAAATCGTACCGTAGCTGTATTATTAGATTCTGAACTACAAAAATGTGTggaattaattcttaaatatagaaaaaaagcTGGGGTTATGTCAAAAAATCCTTATGTTTTTGGTATTCCTAAtatggataaaaataaagatgcaTTCTTAAAAGCATGCGATCTTATGCGCAAATTTTCATTTGAATGTGGAGCTAATCAACCTGAAACTTTACGAGGTACTACTCTACGTAAACATGTAGCAACATTGGGAATCAATCTAAACTTGTCGGAGACAGAAATTACGGACCTTACTAATTTCATGGGACATGAAGAAAAAATTCATCGTAACAATTACAGAATGCCAGTAGTTCATCGAGAAATTTTACGAATGTCGAAATTATTACAGTCTGCCAGTGGTCAAGATAAgaacgaaaataattctaacgaTGAAGAAGAATGTAATGATAATGgaaaaaatgattttgaaaacg attCTGATAATTCTTCTTTAACCGACAATGATACTGacacaaaaaaatatgttccacaaaaaaagaaacgctcTA caTCACCATATGGAAAGTGTAAAAGAGTACCATGGAATGAAActgaaaaaaaacttgtattgGATGCCTTTGGAAGTTATATTACAACAAAGAAGTTTCCAACGTTACATCAAattcaagaattaattaaaacaaatccAACAGATTTAAAACGTAGGACTGCTGTTATGATAAAAGCATGGTTAATGaatcaaaaacaaaaaataacgaaaacgatttaa